The Anopheles coluzzii chromosome 2, AcolN3, whole genome shotgun sequence genome window below encodes:
- the LOC120952506 gene encoding all trans-polyprenyl-diphosphate synthase PDSS2-like — translation MAMSKVIRLCGRHLRHWSSQPSRTATTVSGAFVTSPEVRRLSTGDLLQEKLATKSVQRHDWNRAVSEAEKIVGYPTSFLSLRWLLSDEIANVALHLRKLVGSNHPLLKAAKTLIYNDKNQQAWGLIVLLVSKAAGHLDNIPDMEQDKSAGVLHSQRALAEVTEMIRTSHLVHQGMLNLQSYDNAGNDLSGDSDMIFGNKIALLGGDYLLANASQQVATLRNQDLNMLISSAFRDLAESNFIGERDEQNNPLPTKPGTQLKELATDLNSLEDLGFGDLEDNTEPMKIDGVVGHPEKEWSLRHVLGGGSLLGKACMAALMLGGHPKPLQKQGYVFGKHLALAWQACIDMQPFLLPTLPLGAQFSLVSAPVLFHLEHDVALYEEIEKGSRSIHNIDYTKVHQAVLNGPGLERTKILQRKHSLVALKVLDELPSTDARTALQNIIIAMQEL, via the exons ATGGCTATGAGCAAAGTGATACGACTGTGCGGTCGCCATCTTAGGCACTGGTCCAGTCAGCCGTCCCGCACAGCGACCACCGTATCCGGTGCGTTCGTCACATCGCCAGAGGTTCGTCGCCTGAGCACCGGTGATCTGCTGCAGGAAAAGTTGGCCACCAAGAGCGTGCAGCGGCATGACTGGAATCGGGCCGTCAGCGAGGCGGAGAAGATCGTCGGCTATCCGACCTCCTTCCTCAGCCTCAGGTGGCTGCTGAGCGACGAGATCGCGAACGTGGCGCTGCATCTACGGAAGCTGGTCGGCAGCAATCATCCGTTGCTGAAAGCTGCCAA AACGCTGATCTACAACGACAAAAACCAGCAGGCATGGGGACTGATCGTGCTGCTCGTATCGAAGGCGGCCGGCCACCTAGACAACATCCCCGACATGGAGCAGGACAAGAGTGCCGGCGTGCTACACTCCCAGCGCGCTCTGGCCGAGGTGACGGAGATGATCCGGACCTCGCACCTGGTCCACCAGGGCATGCTGAACCTGCAGTCGTACGACAATGCGGGCAACGATCTGAGCGGCGACAGTGACATGATCTTCGGCAACAAGATCGCCCTGCTCGGTGGGGACTATCTACTAGCGAACGCTTCTCAGCAGGTGGCCACATTAAG AAACCAGGACCTAAACATGCTCATCTCGTCCGCGTTCCGCGATCTGGCCGAGTCGAACTTTATCGGCGAGCGGGACGAGCAGAACAACCCACTGCCGACCAAACCGGGCACCCAGCTGAAGGAGCTGGCGACCGATTTGAACAGTCTGGAAGATTTGGGCTTCGGCGATCTGGAGGACAACACCGAACCGATGAAGATTGACGGGGTGGTGGGGCATCCGGAGAAGGAGTGGTCGCTCCGGCACGTGCTCGGCGGTGGCAGTCTGCTGGGGAAGGCCTGCATGGCCGCCCTGATGCTCGGTGGCCATCCGAAGCCGCTCCAGAAGCAGGGCTACGTGTTCGGCAAGCATCTGGCGCTGGCCTGGCAAGCATGCATCGATATGCAGCCGTTCCTGCTGCCGACGCTGCCGTTGG GTGCACAGTTCAGTCTGGTGTCCGCTCCGGTACTGTTCCACCTGGAGCATGACGTTGCGCTGTACGAGGAGATCGAGAAGGGCAGCCGATCGATCCACAACATCGACTACACCAAAGTGCACCAGGCGGTCCTGAACGGACCGGGGCTGGAGAGGACAAAGATCCTGCAGCGCAAGCATAGCCTGGTGGCGTTGAAGGTGCTGGACGAGCTGCCGTCCACCGACGCCCGGACAGCGCTGCAAAACATCATCATAGCCATGCAGGAGCTGTAG